In Pseudobythopirellula maris, a single window of DNA contains:
- the rplB gene encoding 50S ribosomal protein L2, giving the protein MGIRKYKPTSPGRRNASVSDFAELTKGAKPEKKLLRPIKKTGGRNNQGKITCRHRGGGHKRRYRLIDFRRNKDGMAATVDSIQYDPNRSARIALLEYEDGERRYIIAPVGLTKGDKVVSGDTAPATVGNCLPLSKIPPATVIHNVELRAGRGGVLCRSAGTSATLMACESDWAQISLPSGEIRRVPSACRATVGSTSNPDHSMVVLGKAGRKRWMGRRPHVRGTAMNPIDHPHGGGEGRTKGGRHPVSPTGKSAKGGMTRERRKPSNQAIVRRRKSKRYGVQKLVKK; this is encoded by the coding sequence ATGGGCATCAGAAAATACAAGCCGACCAGCCCCGGGCGCCGCAACGCCTCGGTGAGCGATTTCGCCGAGCTGACGAAGGGCGCCAAGCCTGAGAAGAAGTTGTTGCGCCCGATCAAGAAGACCGGCGGCCGCAACAACCAGGGCAAGATCACCTGCCGACACCGCGGCGGTGGGCACAAGCGTCGCTACCGGCTGATCGACTTCCGTCGCAACAAGGACGGCATGGCCGCGACGGTCGACTCGATTCAATACGACCCGAACCGTTCGGCGCGGATCGCGCTGCTGGAGTACGAGGACGGCGAGCGTCGCTACATCATCGCCCCGGTCGGCCTGACCAAGGGTGACAAGGTGGTGAGCGGCGACACGGCCCCGGCCACGGTGGGCAATTGCCTGCCGCTGAGCAAGATCCCGCCCGCCACGGTGATCCACAACGTCGAGCTGCGGGCCGGCCGCGGCGGCGTGCTCTGCCGCAGCGCCGGCACGAGCGCCACGCTGATGGCCTGCGAGTCGGACTGGGCTCAGATCTCGCTGCCGAGCGGCGAAATTCGCCGCGTTCCGTCGGCCTGCCGTGCGACGGTGGGCTCGACCAGCAACCCCGACCACAGCATGGTGGTGCTGGGTAAGGCCGGTCGCAAGCGTTGGATGGGCCGTCGCCCGCACGTCCGTGGCACGGCGATGAACCCGATCGATCACCCGCACGGTGGTGGCGAGGGTCGCACGAAGGGTGGCCGTCACCCGGTCAGCCCCACCGGCAAGAGCGCCAAGGGCGGCATGACCCGCGAGCGTCGCAAGCCGTCGAACCAGGCGATCGTCCGCCGCCGCAAGTCGAAGCGTTACGGCGTCCAGAAACTAGTCAAGAAGTAG
- a CDS encoding type Z 30S ribosomal protein S14 translates to MASKSKIAKANKKPKYSSRAENRCKLCGRPRSVYRKFGICRICFRSLADKGLIPGVRKSSW, encoded by the coding sequence GTGGCGAGCAAATCGAAGATCGCGAAGGCCAATAAGAAGCCGAAGTACAGCAGCCGCGCCGAGAACCGGTGCAAGCTGTGCGGCCGGCCCCGATCGGTGTACCGCAAGTTCGGCATCTGCCGGATCTGCTTCCGCAGCTTGGCCGACAAGGGCCTGATCCCCGGCGTCCGCAAGTCGAGCTGGTGA
- the rplP gene encoding 50S ribosomal protein L16, whose amino-acid sequence MALMPKRVKHRKSQRGRIKGNATRGNRVIYGEYGLQAVEGGWVSAQTIEAGRIAAQQYVRGEGRLYIRIFPTKSVTSIPLETRMGKGKGEPDYWAAVVKPGTVLYEVSGITEQAAKICFARLAHKMPVRVRLVKRELD is encoded by the coding sequence ATGGCGCTGATGCCCAAGAGGGTCAAGCATCGAAAAAGCCAAAGAGGTCGTATAAAAGGTAACGCGACTCGTGGGAATCGCGTTATCTACGGTGAGTACGGCTTGCAGGCGGTCGAGGGCGGCTGGGTCAGCGCTCAAACCATCGAGGCGGGTCGTATCGCTGCACAGCAATACGTCCGTGGCGAGGGTCGGCTTTACATCCGCATTTTCCCAACCAAGTCGGTGACGTCTATCCCGCTCGAAACCCGCATGGGTAAGGGCAAGGGCGAGCCGGACTACTGGGCGGCGGTCGTGAAGCCGGGCACCGTGCTGTACGAGGTGTCAGGCATCACCGAGCAGGCGGCGAAGATCTGCTTCGCCCGTTTGGCTCACAAGATGCCTGTCCGTGTGCGGCTGGTGAAACGCGAGCTTGACTGA
- the rpmC gene encoding 50S ribosomal protein L29, whose product MADSLQELRDMSDEQLGLTIKEAAENLFRLRVQAQTEKLDSPSEIRRNRRLIARVKTIQTQRAMAAAAKADKQTA is encoded by the coding sequence ATGGCCGACAGCCTGCAAGAACTCCGTGACATGAGCGATGAGCAGCTCGGGCTGACCATCAAGGAGGCGGCCGAGAACCTGTTTCGGCTCCGCGTCCAGGCGCAGACCGAGAAGCTCGACAGCCCGAGCGAGATCCGCCGCAACCGGCGGTTGATCGCCCGCGTGAAGACGATCCAGACGCAGCGTGCGATGGCCGCCGCGGCGAAGGCAGACAAGCAGACCGCCTAA
- the rplE gene encoding 50S ribosomal protein L5 gives MNPRLKERFENEVLPQLTEKLGRKNRLSLPRLEKIVVSMGVGSAIGDKKHMEEAVGALSDITGQKPVRCKARKSVAAFRLREGQEIGAKVTLRGDRMYEFLDRLISIVLPRVRDFRGVKPKAFDGSGNYSLGLSEQLVFPEIDPDRYVRQQGLNIAICTKGATNDEARLLLELFGFPFERPAEAA, from the coding sequence ATGAATCCAAGACTCAAAGAACGATTCGAAAACGAGGTCTTGCCTCAGCTCACCGAGAAGCTGGGACGCAAGAACCGCCTTTCGCTGCCTCGGCTCGAGAAGATCGTGGTGAGCATGGGCGTCGGATCGGCGATTGGCGACAAGAAGCACATGGAAGAGGCGGTCGGCGCCTTGTCCGACATCACCGGCCAGAAGCCGGTCCGCTGCAAGGCCCGCAAGTCGGTGGCCGCCTTCCGGCTCCGCGAGGGGCAGGAGATCGGCGCCAAGGTGACCCTCCGTGGCGACCGGATGTACGAGTTCCTCGACCGGTTGATCTCGATCGTGCTGCCCCGTGTCCGCGACTTCCGCGGCGTGAAGCCGAAGGCGTTCGACGGCTCGGGCAACTACAGCCTGGGCCTGAGCGAGCAGCTCGTGTTCCCGGAGATCGACCCGGACCGCTACGTCCGTCAGCAGGGCCTGAACATCGCGATTTGCACGAAGGGCGCCACGAACGACGAGGCGCGTTTGCTCCTCGAGCTGTTCGGATTCCCCTTCGAGCGTCCGGCCGAGGCCGCCTGA
- the rpsJ gene encoding 30S ribosomal protein S10 produces the protein MASQEIIRIRMEAYDHSVLDQSAAEIVDTAKRTNSMVHGPIPLPTRIEKYTVLRGPHVDKKSRQQFEIRTHKRLIDIVQATAKTIESLNKLSLPAGVDIKIKATAG, from the coding sequence GTGGCTTCGCAAGAAATTATTCGCATTCGGATGGAAGCCTACGATCACTCGGTGCTCGATCAGAGCGCCGCCGAGATCGTGGACACGGCCAAGCGGACCAACTCGATGGTTCACGGCCCGATCCCGCTGCCCACGCGGATTGAGAAGTACACCGTTTTGCGGGGCCCGCACGTCGACAAGAAGTCGCGTCAGCAGTTCGAGATCCGCACGCACAAGCGTCTGATCGACATCGTCCAGGCCACGGCCAAGACGATCGAGTCGCTCAACAAGCTGAGCCTGCCTGCGGGCGTCGATATCAAGATCAAGGCGACCGCCGGCTGA
- the rplF gene encoding 50S ribosomal protein L6 — MSRIGKKPVAIPDGVKVNVAGGEVTVEGKLGKLSYSHRPEVVINVDESAKELTVTREGDDRQDRAYHGLTRALLANMMVGVTEGYEKRLEIQGVGYLGAISGDTLQLRVGFANEIHKKIPAELDVKCPDQTHIVIKGSDKQKVGQFAAEVRAVRKPEPYKGKGIRYEGEMVRRKAGKTAK, encoded by the coding sequence ATGTCCCGAATTGGAAAGAAGCCGGTCGCCATCCCCGACGGCGTGAAGGTGAACGTCGCCGGCGGCGAGGTGACGGTCGAGGGCAAGCTCGGCAAGCTGTCGTACTCGCACCGCCCCGAGGTGGTGATCAACGTCGACGAGAGCGCCAAGGAGCTCACCGTCACGCGCGAGGGCGACGACCGTCAAGACCGCGCCTACCACGGCCTGACGCGGGCGTTGCTCGCCAACATGATGGTCGGCGTGACCGAGGGTTACGAGAAGCGACTCGAGATCCAAGGCGTTGGTTACCTCGGCGCGATCTCGGGCGACACGTTGCAGCTGCGTGTTGGTTTCGCCAACGAGATCCACAAGAAGATCCCGGCCGAGCTCGACGTGAAGTGCCCGGACCAGACGCACATCGTGATCAAGGGCTCCGACAAGCAGAAGGTCGGCCAGTTCGCCGCCGAAGTCCGTGCGGTCCGCAAGCCCGAGCCTTACAAGGGCAAGGGGATCCGGTACGAGGGCGAGATGGTCCGTCGCAAGGCTGGCAAGACCGCCAAGTAA
- the rplV gene encoding 50S ribosomal protein L22 gives MAYKATHKHARISATKVRPMANLIRGKRVDEALAILRFQPNRGARMLEKVLQSAFANAEDRGAPNRAGLKVVEARVDGGPMFKRMRPRARGMAHVIKKRFAHITVAVE, from the coding sequence ATGGCTTACAAAGCAACCCACAAGCACGCACGCATCAGCGCGACCAAGGTCCGCCCGATGGCGAACCTGATCCGCGGCAAGCGGGTGGACGAGGCGTTGGCGATCCTTCGCTTCCAGCCGAACCGCGGGGCGCGGATGTTGGAGAAGGTGCTGCAGAGCGCCTTCGCCAACGCCGAGGACCGCGGCGCCCCCAACCGGGCCGGCCTGAAGGTCGTCGAGGCGCGGGTCGACGGCGGGCCGATGTTCAAGCGGATGCGTCCGCGTGCCCGCGGCATGGCCCACGTGATCAAGAAGCGATTCGCCCACATCACGGTCGCCGTCGAATAG
- the rplD gene encoding 50S ribosomal protein L4, whose product MPKLTVHDRKGNKVGTYAVEPTDFAASINKQLLHDAVVMYQANARQGTHKTKTRAEVAAAGKKMYRQKGTGNARAGHKRSGIRRGGGHIHAIRPRDYSYSMPRKALRLATRMALASKVQDDELVVIDELAFDAPKTKDMAHLLKVLGVDDSSLLITTEGVDTNVYKSARNIQRVDVSRASDLNALLLLSARRVLITKAALDALKSSAQATGAKTAAAEG is encoded by the coding sequence ATGCCGAAACTTACCGTTCACGACCGCAAGGGGAACAAGGTGGGGACCTACGCGGTCGAGCCCACCGACTTCGCCGCGAGCATCAACAAGCAGCTGCTGCACGACGCGGTGGTGATGTACCAAGCGAACGCGCGGCAGGGCACGCACAAGACCAAGACCCGCGCCGAGGTGGCCGCGGCTGGCAAGAAGATGTACCGCCAGAAGGGCACGGGCAACGCCCGCGCCGGTCACAAGCGGAGCGGCATCCGTCGTGGCGGTGGTCACATCCACGCCATCCGGCCACGCGACTACTCGTACTCGATGCCTCGCAAGGCGCTCCGTCTCGCCACCCGTATGGCCCTCGCCTCGAAGGTGCAGGACGACGAACTGGTGGTGATCGACGAGCTGGCCTTCGATGCCCCGAAGACCAAGGACATGGCCCACCTGCTGAAGGTGCTGGGCGTCGACGATTCGTCGCTACTGATCACCACCGAGGGTGTCGACACGAACGTGTACAAGAGCGCCAGGAACATCCAGCGGGTCGACGTGTCGCGCGCCTCGGACCTGAACGCCCTGTTGTTGCTGTCCGCCCGCCGGGTGCTGATCACCAAGGCGGCGCTCGACGCGCTGAAGTCGTCGGCCCAGGCCACGGGCGCCAAGACCGCCGCCGCCGAAGGCTGA
- the rpsH gene encoding 30S ribosomal protein S8, with the protein MMTDPIADMLTRIRNAVRVEHPNVTMPVSKVKRGMAEVLKREGYIWDWREEEHEGETSKQLLIDLKYGPNGERVIQHIKRVSTPGRRIYAQAKRLRPVLNGLGISVISTNRGVVSDREARQRNLGGEVLCELW; encoded by the coding sequence ATGATGACCGACCCGATCGCCGACATGCTTACCCGCATCCGCAACGCCGTCCGGGTGGAACACCCGAACGTGACGATGCCGGTGTCCAAGGTGAAGCGAGGCATGGCCGAAGTGCTGAAGCGCGAAGGCTACATCTGGGACTGGCGTGAAGAAGAGCACGAAGGGGAGACGAGCAAGCAGCTCCTGATCGACTTGAAGTACGGCCCCAACGGCGAGCGTGTGATCCAGCACATCAAGCGGGTGAGCACCCCCGGCCGGCGGATCTACGCCCAGGCCAAGCGACTGCGTCCGGTGCTCAACGGCTTGGGCATCTCGGTCATCAGCACGAACCGCGGCGTGGTGAGCGACCGCGAGGCGCGGCAACGCAACCTCGGCGGCGAAGTGCTCTGCGAACTGTGGTAA
- the rplN gene encoding 50S ribosomal protein L14: MIQMQTRLAVADNTGAKEVMCIKVLGGSRRRFAGLGDVVICSVKSVIPGSEVKKKAVIRGVVVRVKAPTRRSDGSYVRFDSNALVLIDKDNNPRGTRIFGAVARELRDRRFMKIVSLANEVV, encoded by the coding sequence ATGATCCAGATGCAGACACGTTTAGCGGTGGCCGACAACACGGGCGCCAAGGAAGTGATGTGCATCAAGGTGCTCGGCGGCAGCCGTCGCCGCTTCGCCGGACTGGGCGACGTGGTGATCTGCAGCGTCAAGAGCGTGATCCCCGGCAGCGAGGTGAAAAAGAAGGCCGTGATCCGCGGCGTGGTGGTGCGGGTCAAAGCCCCCACGCGTCGCAGCGACGGCAGCTACGTCCGTTTCGACTCGAACGCGTTGGTGCTCATCGACAAGGACAACAACCCGCGCGGCACGCGGATCTTCGGCGCCGTGGCTCGCGAACTCCGCGACCGCCGGTTCATGAAGATCGTCAGCCTCGCGAACGAGGTGGTTTGA
- the rplC gene encoding 50S ribosomal protein L3, with protein MTQVYNDSGEVVPVTVIEAGPCDVLQVKTVDSDGYESVQLGYLDKPRRLASRSERGHVAKLDSKRSKGRSAAGVEALAKAGCEPKRFLREFKGLEGLAVGDKVSADSFAEVERVDVTATSKGRGFSGVMKRHNFAGQRASHGVKKCHRHAGGTGCSAYPSRLFKGIRMSGQYGNKKCTVRNQKLVRVDAENNLLLIRGAVPGPNSGYVVIRTTNKM; from the coding sequence ATGACCCAAGTCTATAATGACTCGGGCGAAGTGGTGCCGGTGACCGTCATTGAGGCCGGTCCGTGCGACGTGCTGCAGGTGAAGACCGTCGACAGCGATGGTTACGAGTCGGTCCAACTCGGTTATCTCGACAAGCCTCGCCGGCTGGCGTCGCGCAGCGAGCGGGGCCATGTCGCCAAGCTCGACAGCAAGCGATCCAAGGGCCGTTCGGCCGCCGGTGTCGAGGCCCTCGCCAAGGCGGGCTGCGAGCCGAAGCGTTTCCTTCGCGAATTCAAGGGCCTCGAAGGCCTGGCCGTTGGCGACAAGGTGTCGGCCGACTCCTTCGCCGAGGTCGAGCGGGTCGACGTGACCGCCACGAGCAAGGGCCGCGGTTTCTCGGGCGTGATGAAGCGTCACAACTTCGCCGGCCAACGCGCCTCGCACGGCGTGAAGAAGTGCCACCGCCACGCCGGCGGCACCGGTTGCAGCGCCTACCCGAGCCGTCTGTTCAAGGGCATCCGCATGTCCGGCCAGTACGGCAACAAGAAGTGCACCGTGCGGAACCAGAAGCTCGTGCGTGTCGACGCCGAGAATAACCTGCTGCTGATCCGCGGCGCCGTGCCGGGACCCAACAGCGGTTACGTTGTCATCCGCACCACCAACAAGATGTAA
- the rpsQ gene encoding 30S ribosomal protein S17 — MPKKLLTGLVTSDKMDKSRRVEIDRKVKHPKYGKYVQRRTVCHVHDEQNESHEGDTVEIIECPPKSKLKRWELVKVVAKSQVVDIAALRAAQKAQEKADSAAQGEEETAQG; from the coding sequence ATGCCCAAGAAGCTACTCACCGGATTGGTCACGAGCGACAAGATGGACAAGAGCCGTCGCGTCGAAATCGATCGCAAGGTGAAGCACCCGAAGTACGGCAAGTACGTGCAGCGTCGCACGGTATGCCACGTGCATGACGAGCAGAACGAGTCGCACGAAGGCGACACGGTCGAGATCATCGAGTGCCCGCCCAAGTCGAAGCTCAAGCGTTGGGAGTTGGTCAAGGTGGTCGCCAAGAGCCAGGTGGTCGACATTGCCGCCCTTCGCGCCGCCCAGAAGGCGCAAGAGAAAGCCGACTCCGCCGCCCAGGGCGAAGAAGAGACGGCCCAGGGCTGA
- the rplW gene encoding 50S ribosomal protein L23, producing MAASTSKTDEAPAEPKLKLEPHQVLIKPLVTEKGVHRSTRYNAYTFEISRLANKADVRNAVESLFDVKVEKVAIQNRKGKLRRSRYRMGRTADWKKAIVTLNEEHRIDFF from the coding sequence ATGGCCGCTAGCACATCAAAAACCGACGAAGCCCCCGCCGAGCCGAAGCTGAAGCTCGAGCCGCACCAGGTGCTGATCAAGCCGCTGGTGACCGAGAAGGGCGTGCATCGTTCGACCCGCTACAACGCTTACACGTTCGAGATCAGCCGGCTGGCCAACAAGGCCGACGTCCGCAACGCGGTCGAGAGCCTGTTCGACGTGAAGGTCGAGAAGGTCGCGATCCAGAACCGCAAGGGCAAGCTGCGTCGCTCTCGCTACCGGATGGGCCGCACGGCGGACTGGAAGAAGGCGATCGTCACGCTCAACGAAGAACACCGCATCGATTTCTTTTAG
- the rpsS gene encoding 30S ribosomal protein S19, with product MSRSLKKGPYVDAKLYFKVEKQNDAGTKNPINTWARACTIIPEFVGHTFMVHNGKQHLKVFVTEDMVGHKLGEFSPTRTFRGHGGKGKR from the coding sequence ATGAGTCGCTCGCTTAAAAAAGGCCCTTACGTCGACGCGAAGCTCTACTTCAAGGTGGAGAAGCAAAACGACGCCGGCACGAAGAACCCGATCAACACGTGGGCCCGCGCCTGCACGATCATCCCCGAATTCGTTGGCCACACTTTCATGGTGCACAACGGAAAGCAGCACCTGAAGGTGTTTGTCACGGAGGACATGGTCGGGCACAAGCTGGGCGAGTTTTCGCCGACCCGCACGTTCCGCGGCCACGGCGGCAAGGGCAAGAGATAA
- the rplX gene encoding 50S ribosomal protein L24, producing the protein MLIKTDDTVQVITGADRGVRGRVLKVDLEAGKAIVEGVAKVFKHVKRSQKHPQGGRLSREMPVQMSNLQFYCESCSKPTKLGARFTDDGAKERYCRKCGTTVGKIAPAKKAYAKK; encoded by the coding sequence ATGCTGATCAAGACCGACGACACTGTGCAAGTCATCACCGGCGCCGACCGCGGCGTGCGTGGGCGTGTGCTGAAGGTAGACCTCGAGGCGGGCAAGGCGATCGTCGAGGGAGTCGCCAAGGTGTTCAAGCACGTCAAGCGGAGCCAGAAGCACCCGCAGGGCGGACGGCTCAGCCGCGAGATGCCTGTGCAGATGTCGAACCTACAGTTTTACTGCGAATCGTGCTCCAAGCCGACGAAGTTGGGAGCTCGCTTCACCGACGACGGCGCCAAGGAACGCTACTGCCGCAAGTGCGGCACGACCGTGGGCAAGATCGCCCCGGCCAAGAAGGCCTACGCCAAGAAGTGA
- the rpsC gene encoding 30S ribosomal protein S3, giving the protein MGQKVNPIGFRTGIFVDWKSRWYASKKEFGDLLVEDKKIRDYVSKKFKSAGVCKVEIERTRDEVRVVVFAARPGVIIGRKGTQIEQLQDELQGLVGRRINLKIEEVGRPELQAHLVAEDIAEQLAKRAAFRRTIKRALESTMEAGAKGIKVQLAGRLGGAEMARREKQIAGSIPLSTLRAKIDYGFVEAKTPQGHIGIQVWINQGEYEDQNDGADAQEGQASKKPKRSYKR; this is encoded by the coding sequence ATGGGACAAAAAGTCAACCCGATCGGTTTCCGCACCGGCATCTTCGTCGACTGGAAGAGCCGCTGGTACGCGTCGAAGAAGGAGTTCGGCGACCTGTTGGTCGAGGACAAGAAGATCCGGGACTACGTTAGCAAGAAGTTCAAGTCGGCCGGCGTTTGCAAGGTCGAGATCGAACGGACCCGCGACGAAGTCCGGGTGGTGGTGTTCGCCGCGAGGCCGGGCGTCATCATCGGCCGCAAGGGAACCCAGATCGAGCAGTTGCAGGACGAACTGCAGGGTCTCGTGGGTCGGCGGATCAACCTGAAGATCGAGGAAGTCGGCCGCCCCGAGCTGCAAGCTCACCTGGTGGCCGAAGACATCGCCGAGCAACTCGCCAAGCGGGCCGCCTTCCGGCGGACGATCAAGCGGGCGCTCGAGTCGACCATGGAAGCCGGCGCCAAGGGGATCAAGGTCCAGTTGGCTGGGCGGTTGGGCGGCGCCGAAATGGCGCGGCGTGAAAAGCAGATTGCCGGGTCGATCCCACTGAGCACGCTCAGGGCTAAGATCGACTACGGTTTTGTGGAAGCCAAGACGCCTCAGGGGCATATCGGCATCCAGGTATGGATCAATCAAGGCGAGTACGAGGACCAGAACGATGGCGCTGATGCCCAAGAGGGTCAAGCATCGAAAAAGCCAAAGAGGTCGTATAAAAGGTAA